Proteins co-encoded in one Saprospira grandis genomic window:
- a CDS encoding STAS/SEC14 domain-containing protein — protein MRELKISSPLATTRQREDGIIHEVYHPVKVNLKDLEAHIEASRQAFGTEGYYISDIRQLKSVCQQSRKHLAHHSVAKASAVIVSSGFSTIVGNIFLKFNQPNFASKLFTSEEKALAWIKEQQALDK, from the coding sequence ATGCGCGAACTAAAAATTAGCAGCCCGCTAGCCACCACAAGGCAGCGAGAAGATGGGATCATTCATGAAGTTTATCATCCCGTCAAGGTCAATTTAAAAGATTTAGAAGCTCATATCGAGGCCTCTCGCCAAGCTTTTGGCACAGAAGGCTATTATATTTCCGATATTCGGCAACTGAAATCCGTTTGTCAGCAATCTAGAAAGCATCTGGCCCATCATTCGGTGGCCAAGGCCAGCGCAGTCATTGTGAGCAGTGGTTTTTCTACCATTGTCGGCAATATTTTCCTCAAATTCAACCAGCCTAACTTTGCCAGCAAGCTATTTACTAGCGAAGAAAAAGCCTTGGCTTGGATTAAGGAACAACAGGCTTTGGATAAATAA
- the nusB gene encoding transcription antitermination factor NusB produces the protein MLSRNNIRIKVLQTLYAQSVKEDNTAVAERNFLKAVQESYRLYLLSVHYITQIAFFSRKDYEIKSNKFVPTELDKKASRKLYENPVIAAIRENEAFQKLIKKEGILQMVDQDTVRRLFKKFTAEEYYESYREMENTPIREHQYALVRLYMCMREDEVFMEQMTDYFPTWPDDESLIYGAIKRSLRALPDNKEFFLSQKPNPEFVEDLGKELLYLVLRKEEQLTELIASRLNNWQEDRVAVIDMTLMKMGLCEFLYFPSIPTKVTINEYVNLAKTYSTDKSKRFINGILDRLMQELQKEGRINKEGRGLLDK, from the coding sequence ATGCTAAGTAGAAACAACATCCGGATTAAGGTATTGCAGACCCTTTATGCGCAGTCTGTAAAAGAAGACAACACCGCAGTTGCCGAGCGCAATTTTTTGAAAGCCGTACAGGAGAGTTATCGGCTGTATTTGCTCAGCGTACATTATATTACGCAGATTGCATTTTTTAGCCGCAAGGACTATGAAATCAAGAGCAACAAATTTGTCCCTACAGAGCTAGACAAAAAAGCGTCTAGAAAACTATATGAGAATCCGGTCATTGCTGCGATCAGAGAAAATGAGGCTTTTCAGAAGCTCATTAAGAAAGAAGGCATTTTGCAGATGGTAGACCAGGACACTGTTCGTCGTTTGTTTAAGAAATTTACTGCAGAAGAATATTACGAGAGCTACCGCGAAATGGAGAATACGCCAATTCGGGAGCATCAGTATGCCTTGGTTCGTTTGTATATGTGCATGCGAGAGGATGAGGTCTTTATGGAGCAGATGACGGATTATTTTCCGACTTGGCCCGATGATGAATCGCTTATTTATGGGGCCATTAAGCGTTCTTTGCGTGCTTTGCCCGATAACAAGGAGTTTTTCTTGAGCCAAAAGCCCAACCCTGAGTTTGTGGAGGATTTGGGCAAGGAGTTGCTTTATTTGGTGTTGCGCAAAGAAGAGCAATTGACCGAATTGATTGCCAGCCGTTTGAACAACTGGCAGGAAGATCGGGTTGCCGTTATTGATATGACCTTGATGAAGATGGGCCTTTGCGAATTCCTTTATTTCCCTTCTATTCCGACCAAGGTGACTATTAACGAATATGTTAATTTGGCCAAAACCTATAGTACTGACAAAAGTAAACGCTTTATTAATGGCATTCTTGACCGCCTGATGCAGGAACTACAGAAAGAGGGCCGCATCAATAAGGAAGGTCGAGGTCTTTTGGATAAATAA
- a CDS encoding YncE family protein, whose amino-acid sequence MYIFFFGLLFTACKKEEPSQTNKGFAQGILITNEGLYNQTSGTISHYDPEQQLVQNRIFKTTNQRDLGNVVQSLNRFGEHTYIVVNNSNKIEWVNPQTFAEEGQLLQLQQPRYISPINDSLAYISQWGNDLLSGSIAIFNYQKGEQIGQIDGLGKGPERLLPYNNMVFVCLVGGLDTDQRLAVINSQTHQIDQYITVDDAPNSLQLDQNGLLWVACSGKTIYNNYPQIDTANSTMGSLIAINPNTKQIVHRLNLAKGQGAKQLIRNANGNQLFFIHKNAIYQLDPNLQTIREIKSGHYYGLGFDNENNILYAARYMGTESAWVDRLSSPNFILQDSFRAGIFANDFHFQ is encoded by the coding sequence TTGTATATATTTTTTTTCGGACTTTTATTCACCGCCTGCAAAAAAGAAGAGCCCAGCCAAACCAACAAGGGTTTTGCCCAAGGCATTCTGATCACTAATGAGGGCTTATATAACCAAACCTCCGGCACAATCAGCCATTATGATCCCGAACAGCAGTTGGTCCAAAATCGCATTTTTAAAACGACCAACCAAAGAGACCTAGGCAATGTGGTCCAATCCCTCAACCGCTTTGGCGAGCATACTTATATTGTGGTCAATAATTCCAATAAGATCGAATGGGTCAATCCCCAAACCTTTGCCGAAGAAGGCCAGCTCCTCCAGCTCCAACAACCCCGATATATCAGCCCCATCAATGATAGCCTCGCCTATATTAGCCAATGGGGCAACGATCTGCTCTCGGGCAGTATCGCCATTTTTAATTACCAAAAAGGCGAACAAATTGGCCAAATTGATGGCCTCGGCAAGGGCCCCGAACGCCTGCTGCCCTACAATAATATGGTCTTTGTCTGTCTAGTGGGCGGACTCGATACCGACCAACGCCTAGCCGTCATCAATAGCCAAACGCATCAAATTGATCAGTATATTACAGTAGATGATGCCCCCAATAGCTTGCAACTAGACCAAAACGGCCTGCTCTGGGTCGCCTGCTCGGGCAAAACCATCTACAATAATTATCCCCAAATCGATACCGCCAACAGCACAATGGGCAGCCTGATCGCTATAAATCCCAATACAAAGCAAATTGTACATCGCCTAAATTTAGCCAAAGGCCAAGGCGCCAAACAGCTTATCCGCAATGCCAACGGCAACCAGCTCTTTTTTATCCACAAAAATGCCATCTACCAACTCGACCCCAATCTGCAAACGATCCGTGAAATTAAATCTGGCCATTATTACGGACTTGGCTTTGATAATGAAAACAATATACTTTATGCCGCTCGCTATATGGGCACCGAATCCGCTTGGGTCGATCGCCTAAGTTCCCCCAATTTTATCCTGCAAGATTCATTTAGAGCTGGAATTTTTGCCAATGATTTTCATTTTCAGTAG
- a CDS encoding restriction endonuclease subunit S, with amino-acid sequence MKNKDWKKVKLGEVVEIIGGGTPKTSVDEYWNGEIPWLSVADFNTGKKYVYEAAKKITELGLKNSSAKILKKDQLIISARGTVGVVAMIGKPMAFNQSNYGLDGQSGVLDNHYLYYLLAFLLPQLKSNSYGAVFNSITRKTFDEISFRLPPLAEQKAIAAQLDRADKLRQDLAQSLADYDRLLAASFLDMFGDPVLNPKGWEVVKLGELAKKVGSGSTPKGGQSVYDREGYYFIRSQNVRGGRVDYSDMYYISEEIHHKMKRTWLEKNDVLLNITGASIGRVAIYDRENHMGNVNQHVCIIRLKKTAISSYILYTLSNANYQAMLMNIAGGGTREAFNFKQIKAFPIPLPPLPLQQQFAQLVERIERQKALIQSAQQSAEDLFGALLQAYFYEGK; translated from the coding sequence ATGAAGAATAAAGATTGGAAAAAGGTAAAGCTGGGGGAGGTTGTGGAAATAATCGGAGGCGGGACACCTAAAACTTCAGTAGATGAATATTGGAACGGAGAGATTCCATGGTTGTCAGTTGCAGATTTTAATACAGGGAAGAAGTATGTTTATGAAGCAGCCAAAAAAATTACAGAATTAGGACTGAAAAACTCATCTGCAAAGATTCTAAAAAAAGATCAGCTCATTATTTCTGCAAGGGGGACGGTTGGTGTAGTTGCTATGATTGGTAAACCTATGGCATTCAATCAATCAAATTATGGTTTAGATGGACAGTCTGGAGTTTTAGACAATCATTATCTATATTATTTGCTAGCTTTTTTATTGCCACAGTTGAAGTCTAATTCATACGGTGCAGTATTTAATTCTATTACAAGAAAGACTTTTGATGAAATCTCTTTTAGACTTCCCCCCCTAGCAGAGCAAAAGGCCATAGCGGCCCAGCTCGATCGGGCGGATAAGCTACGGCAGGACCTGGCCCAAAGCCTAGCAGATTATGATCGTTTGCTGGCGGCCAGCTTTCTGGATATGTTTGGGGATCCCGTGCTCAATCCTAAGGGCTGGGAGGTTGTGAAGTTGGGGGAGCTAGCGAAAAAGGTGGGCAGTGGAAGTACTCCTAAGGGCGGTCAGTCAGTTTATGATCGAGAAGGGTATTATTTTATACGTAGTCAAAATGTTAGAGGAGGACGTGTTGATTATAGTGACATGTATTATATCTCTGAAGAAATTCATCATAAGATGAAGAGAACATGGTTAGAAAAAAATGATGTTCTTCTAAATATTACAGGAGCAAGTATCGGACGTGTTGCAATTTATGATCGAGAAAATCACATGGGTAATGTTAATCAGCATGTTTGTATTATTCGACTAAAAAAGACGGCAATATCTTCATATATTTTATATACGCTTAGTAATGCGAACTATCAAGCAATGCTAATGAATATTGCAGGTGGCGGGACTAGAGAAGCTTTTAATTTTAAGCAAATAAAGGCCTTTCCCATCCCCCTCCCCCCACTTCCTTTACAGCAGCAATTTGCGCAATTGGTAGAGCGGATAGAGCGGCAAAAGGCGCTCATTCAGTCGGCCCAGCAATCGGCGGAGGATTTATTTGGGGCCTTATTGCAGGCCTACTTTTATGAGGGGAAATAG
- a CDS encoding YceI family protein yields MKTLFRSLFLMMALGFVVTSCVEAPEGEKVEANEAKAVDTEKAAEAKTLAVDVASSKVEWVGNKVSGSHNGDLKLQSGELQVKEGQLIGGSFVLDMASINVLDLEAGSGKEDLEGHLKTGDFFEVEKFPTATFTITSVEAVEGEEGVTHRIEGNLKMRDIEKSVTIPANVSLGDSGLKASTPQFTIKRSVWGIDFEGKKDDLIADEMGLKISLAAK; encoded by the coding sequence ATGAAAACACTATTTCGCAGCTTATTTTTGATGATGGCCCTTGGATTTGTAGTAACCTCTTGCGTAGAGGCTCCTGAGGGGGAGAAAGTAGAGGCTAATGAGGCCAAAGCTGTAGATACCGAAAAAGCTGCCGAGGCCAAGACATTGGCTGTAGATGTGGCCAGCTCTAAAGTAGAGTGGGTAGGAAACAAAGTATCGGGCAGCCACAATGGCGACTTGAAATTGCAGTCTGGAGAATTGCAGGTAAAAGAGGGTCAGCTTATTGGCGGTAGCTTTGTGTTGGATATGGCCAGCATCAATGTGTTGGATTTGGAGGCTGGTTCTGGTAAAGAGGACCTAGAAGGCCACTTGAAGACGGGTGATTTCTTTGAGGTAGAGAAATTTCCTACTGCTACATTCACTATTACTTCGGTAGAAGCCGTAGAAGGGGAAGAGGGCGTTACTCACCGCATTGAGGGTAACCTTAAAATGCGCGACATTGAGAAGAGCGTAACTATTCCGGCCAATGTTAGCCTAGGCGATTCTGGTTTGAAAGCGAGCACTCCTCAGTTCACAATCAAGCGTTCTGTATGGGGTATTGACTTTGAAGGAAAGAAAGACGACCTCATTGCTGACGAAATGGGGCTAAAAATTAGCTTGGCTGCAAAATAA
- a CDS encoding NAD(P)/FAD-dependent oxidoreductase, translating into MPQLDYLILGQGLAGSLLADRLWQAGQKVALIDAGHQQASSQLAAGIINPITGRWFTKSWQMERLLPIAFAYYRQLEQRLGCPLLDEKEVAMLFRFPELANNWMARSTDPNLQPFVSPNFDQNAYEHSFGALAGGVEFSPAGRLNLPLLIARYRAYWQEQGQLLLEEAFDFEALELLENGLAYKSLQAKAIIFCEGAKAQQNPYFKALPFYPAKGEVLFVEIPDYPFDNKMVKDGIFIIPLGQQRYWVGSSYQHQYDSLAPTQAERYRLLGQLEQLLEGHSFKVLDHQAAARPIQRKRRPILGAHPQHPQLYIFNGLGAKGSYLAPYCSAQLSAHLLQQKALDEELDIANYLDYF; encoded by the coding sequence ATGCCTCAGCTAGATTATTTGATTCTGGGCCAAGGCTTGGCGGGTAGCCTTTTGGCGGACCGCCTCTGGCAGGCTGGCCAAAAAGTGGCCCTAATTGATGCGGGACATCAACAGGCTTCTTCACAGTTGGCGGCGGGCATTATTAACCCCATTACGGGCCGTTGGTTTACCAAAAGCTGGCAGATGGAGAGGCTTTTGCCCATCGCTTTTGCCTATTATCGGCAGCTGGAGCAGCGGCTGGGCTGCCCCTTGCTAGACGAAAAGGAGGTGGCTATGTTGTTCCGATTTCCGGAGCTGGCCAATAATTGGATGGCCCGCTCTACCGATCCGAATTTGCAGCCTTTTGTCTCGCCCAATTTTGATCAAAATGCCTATGAACACAGCTTTGGGGCCTTGGCTGGGGGGGTGGAGTTTTCGCCTGCGGGCCGCCTCAATCTGCCTTTGCTCATTGCCCGATACAGGGCGTATTGGCAGGAGCAGGGCCAGCTTTTGCTAGAAGAAGCCTTTGATTTTGAGGCCTTAGAGTTGCTAGAAAATGGGCTCGCTTATAAGTCCCTACAGGCCAAGGCGATCATTTTTTGCGAGGGGGCCAAGGCGCAGCAAAACCCCTATTTCAAGGCCCTGCCTTTTTATCCCGCCAAGGGGGAGGTCCTCTTTGTCGAAATTCCCGATTATCCCTTTGATAATAAGATGGTTAAGGACGGAATTTTCATTATTCCCTTGGGGCAGCAGCGCTATTGGGTGGGCAGTTCTTACCAGCATCAGTATGATTCTCTGGCCCCCACGCAGGCCGAGCGCTACCGCCTTTTGGGGCAGTTGGAGCAGTTGCTGGAGGGGCATTCTTTTAAGGTCTTGGACCATCAGGCGGCGGCCCGCCCAATTCAGCGTAAGCGCCGCCCTATTTTGGGGGCACATCCGCAGCATCCGCAGTTGTATATTTTTAATGGTTTGGGCGCCAAGGGCAGCTATTTGGCCCCTTATTGCTCGGCGCAGTTGTCGGCCCATTTGCTGCAGCAAAAAGCTTTGGATGAAGAACTAGATATTGCCAATTATCTAGATTATTTTTAG
- a CDS encoding carboxypeptidase M32: protein MSYQKYKAALQEIKDLQAAQAVLHWDMETFMPAKGLQQRSRQLATLGRLAQEKAQAPELGELLENLLAQKEQFSPAEQRNLELSWEDYQEAQKLSPQFVEQLSLLTSKAQAAWQKARQAKDFSLFAQPLSELLAAKREEAKIRAKAGQGHLYDSLLRSYEKEATVARLDPIFEQLSSGIRQLLAKIAAQGNPPKKEFLNHRFPADQQWAFSLELLEQMGYDFEAGRQDASTHPFTTSFGAEDVRITSRIDEEDLMSCLGSSIHEGGHALYEQGLLSSEYGLPLGEAVSLSIHESQSRLWEQNVAGSEAYWQHNFDRLQSLFPSQLSGVKAQDFYRAINYLAPNFIRTEADEVHYHLHVGIRYQLEKQLIGGELEVDQLEAAWNEAYERELGIRPDNPQLGVLQDIHWSAGLWGYFPTYSLGSLYASQFFAAAQKAMPELQSQIAQGELLPLREWLRKEIHEKGRHYSSETLCQQLTGQGLSVEFFLAYLEEKYRKIYNF, encoded by the coding sequence ATGAGCTACCAAAAATATAAGGCCGCCTTGCAAGAAATCAAGGACCTACAAGCTGCCCAAGCCGTTTTGCATTGGGATATGGAAACCTTTATGCCCGCTAAGGGCCTGCAACAACGCAGCCGACAATTAGCCACTCTTGGCCGATTGGCCCAAGAAAAGGCCCAAGCCCCCGAATTAGGCGAACTCCTAGAAAATTTATTGGCCCAAAAAGAACAGTTTAGCCCCGCAGAACAGCGGAATCTAGAACTCTCTTGGGAGGATTATCAAGAGGCTCAGAAATTAAGCCCCCAATTTGTCGAGCAACTCTCTTTGCTGACCTCTAAGGCCCAAGCCGCCTGGCAAAAGGCCCGCCAAGCCAAAGATTTTTCTCTCTTTGCCCAACCCCTGAGCGAACTGCTGGCCGCCAAAAGAGAAGAGGCCAAAATCCGCGCAAAAGCAGGACAAGGCCATCTCTACGATAGCCTTTTGCGCAGCTATGAAAAGGAAGCTACCGTGGCCCGCTTAGATCCTATTTTTGAGCAGCTAAGCAGTGGTATCCGACAGCTTTTGGCCAAGATTGCCGCCCAGGGAAACCCTCCCAAAAAAGAGTTTTTAAACCACCGCTTTCCCGCCGACCAACAATGGGCCTTTAGCCTCGAATTGCTCGAGCAGATGGGCTACGATTTTGAAGCAGGCCGACAAGATGCTTCTACCCACCCTTTTACGACTTCTTTCGGGGCCGAGGATGTCCGCATTACTAGCCGCATTGATGAGGAGGACCTGATGTCTTGCCTCGGCAGCTCGATCCATGAAGGCGGCCACGCTCTCTATGAACAAGGCTTACTGAGCTCGGAATATGGCCTGCCCCTAGGCGAAGCCGTTTCCCTCTCTATTCATGAGTCGCAATCTCGCCTTTGGGAGCAAAATGTGGCAGGCTCTGAGGCCTATTGGCAACATAATTTTGATCGCCTGCAAAGCTTATTTCCCTCCCAATTGTCTGGGGTAAAGGCCCAAGATTTTTATCGAGCGATCAATTATCTGGCCCCCAATTTTATCCGCACCGAGGCCGATGAGGTCCACTATCATTTGCATGTGGGCATCCGCTACCAACTGGAAAAACAACTGATTGGCGGAGAACTAGAGGTGGACCAATTAGAAGCCGCCTGGAATGAGGCTTACGAACGAGAGCTGGGCATCCGTCCCGATAATCCCCAATTGGGCGTTTTGCAAGATATTCATTGGTCGGCTGGACTCTGGGGCTATTTTCCCACCTACAGCCTCGGCAGCCTTTATGCTAGCCAGTTTTTTGCCGCCGCCCAAAAGGCTATGCCCGAGCTGCAAAGCCAGATTGCCCAAGGCGAATTGCTGCCCCTGCGCGAATGGTTGCGCAAAGAAATTCATGAAAAGGGCCGTCACTATAGCTCCGAAACCCTTTGCCAGCAGCTCACGGGCCAAGGCCTTTCGGTCGAGTTTTTCTTGGCTTATCTAGAAGAGAAGTACCGCAAAATTTACAATTTTTAA
- a CDS encoding RecQ family ATP-dependent DNA helicase, giving the protein MLKGAKLALRKLKNKEEKRMSVAAREILKKYWGYPSFRPLQEDIVDAVLAGQDCLALLPTGGGKSVCFQVPALCLGGLCLVVSPLIALMKDQVEQLKRRGISAEAIYTGMRRSDIDRILELAVHGHISFLYVSPERLGTEMLQMRLDRLPIRLLAVDEAHCISQWGYDFRPAYLKIAEIRPALPKVPVIALTATATEQVVVDIQEKLAFREEAKAVFRKSFGRDNLAYVVLEEENKLAKLLDMLQKVPGTAVVYVLNRRACREIASYLQKNNISADYYHAGRLVEQRSQIQQAWIANDIRVIVATNAFGMGIDKPDVRLVVHLTLPDNLEAYFQEAGRAGRDGKKAYAVLLYNSTDKARLLQQYEQSYPTLDLVRQVYQALGSFFQLAIGGGEGQSFDFPLGGFCQHYKMNPILVLSALRILMQNEYLILSESLFFPASIQFRLNNRQVYDFALRYKPYERLVQFILRTYQGAFQQSVNIREEKIAKGTKSTISEVKKQLGQLQQAGLLYYHPQKENPYIYYLKPRLAKGDLLFDGASYRFLKERQEKRMQAALAYAEEKRCRSQMLLAYFNELDAPACGQCDVCLGRHDSRPSPEEYKKMRSYMLEQIGKQPQSLRELIGRFPSNLENKALAVLQQLLDNEELVEQANGQLKLN; this is encoded by the coding sequence TTGTTGAAAGGGGCCAAGCTGGCCCTTAGAAAACTCAAAAATAAGGAAGAAAAAAGGATGTCAGTAGCGGCAAGAGAAATATTGAAGAAGTATTGGGGCTATCCGAGTTTTCGGCCCTTGCAGGAAGATATTGTAGATGCAGTTTTGGCGGGGCAAGATTGTTTGGCCCTATTGCCGACGGGTGGGGGCAAATCGGTTTGTTTTCAGGTACCGGCCCTTTGTTTGGGGGGGCTTTGTCTGGTGGTTTCTCCCTTGATTGCCCTGATGAAGGATCAGGTGGAGCAGCTCAAGCGGCGGGGCATTTCGGCCGAGGCCATTTATACGGGTATGCGTCGCTCGGATATTGATCGGATATTGGAATTGGCCGTACATGGGCATATTTCCTTTTTGTATGTTTCTCCAGAGCGTTTAGGGACCGAGATGTTGCAAATGCGTTTGGACCGTCTGCCTATTCGTTTGTTGGCGGTAGACGAGGCGCATTGTATTTCTCAGTGGGGCTATGATTTTCGGCCGGCCTACCTCAAAATTGCGGAGATTCGGCCTGCTTTGCCTAAGGTGCCCGTCATTGCCCTAACGGCCACGGCCACCGAGCAGGTGGTGGTCGATATACAAGAGAAATTGGCCTTTAGAGAAGAGGCCAAGGCAGTATTTAGAAAGAGCTTTGGGCGAGATAATCTGGCCTATGTAGTTTTGGAAGAAGAGAACAAACTGGCCAAGCTGCTCGATATGCTACAAAAAGTGCCGGGAACGGCCGTCGTTTATGTGCTCAACCGCCGTGCTTGTCGAGAAATCGCCAGCTACTTACAAAAGAATAATATTTCGGCAGACTACTATCATGCGGGCCGCTTGGTAGAGCAGCGTTCGCAGATTCAGCAGGCTTGGATCGCCAATGATATTCGGGTCATTGTGGCCACCAATGCCTTTGGGATGGGGATTGACAAGCCCGATGTGCGTTTGGTGGTGCATTTGACCTTGCCGGATAATCTGGAGGCTTATTTTCAGGAAGCGGGCCGAGCGGGCCGGGATGGAAAAAAGGCCTATGCGGTATTGTTGTACAACAGCACCGACAAAGCCCGTTTATTGCAGCAATATGAGCAGAGTTATCCGACCTTAGACCTTGTTCGGCAGGTCTATCAGGCTTTGGGGAGTTTTTTCCAGTTGGCCATTGGTGGGGGAGAGGGGCAGAGCTTTGATTTTCCTTTGGGGGGCTTTTGCCAGCACTATAAAATGAATCCTATTTTGGTCCTTTCGGCCTTGCGCATCTTGATGCAAAATGAGTATTTGATCTTATCGGAATCCCTATTTTTTCCCGCCAGCATTCAGTTTCGGCTTAACAATCGGCAGGTTTATGACTTTGCTTTGCGCTACAAGCCCTATGAGCGTTTGGTCCAGTTTATCTTGCGGACCTATCAGGGGGCGTTTCAGCAATCGGTCAATATTCGAGAAGAGAAAATTGCCAAGGGAACCAAGTCGACCATTTCCGAAGTGAAAAAGCAGTTGGGCCAATTGCAGCAGGCGGGTTTGCTCTATTATCATCCACAAAAAGAGAATCCTTATATCTATTATCTCAAGCCGCGTTTGGCCAAGGGCGATCTGCTCTTTGATGGGGCCAGCTATCGCTTTTTGAAAGAGCGGCAAGAAAAGCGGATGCAGGCGGCCTTGGCCTATGCGGAGGAAAAGCGCTGTCGCTCGCAAATGCTCTTGGCCTATTTTAATGAATTGGATGCGCCCGCCTGCGGGCAATGCGATGTCTGTCTGGGCCGACATGATAGTCGCCCCAGCCCAGAGGAGTATAAAAAAATGCGGAGCTATATGCTGGAGCAAATTGGGAAGCAGCCTCAGTCTTTGCGGGAATTGATTGGGCGTTTCCCCTCCAATTTAGAAAATAAGGCCCTTGCGGTTTTGCAGCAACTTCTAGACAATGAAGAGCTGGTCGAACAGGCCAATGGCCAGCTGAAGTTAAACTAA
- a CDS encoding CBS domain-containing protein has product MSNLSDFMNRPVSDIMTTKIKALIPTDSLEKVKELFDNNEIHHIPVVRFKELVGIISHSDFEKAIHGARLHGEAQAEADNKELLAKYTVADLMTTKVVHIAPDAKIGVAAELLLINYFHALPIVSEEGELVGIVSSHDVLKAVYKKAYPSEDI; this is encoded by the coding sequence ATGAGTAACCTATCTGACTTTATGAACCGCCCGGTCAGCGATATCATGACGACCAAAATTAAAGCGCTTATCCCTACGGATAGCCTCGAAAAAGTAAAGGAGCTTTTCGATAACAATGAGATCCACCACATTCCCGTGGTCCGCTTCAAAGAGTTGGTCGGTATCATCAGCCATAGCGATTTTGAAAAGGCCATCCATGGCGCCCGCCTTCATGGCGAAGCCCAAGCCGAAGCCGATAACAAAGAACTTTTGGCCAAGTATACCGTTGCCGATCTCATGACCACTAAGGTGGTGCATATCGCCCCCGATGCCAAAATTGGCGTAGCCGCCGAACTCCTCCTCATTAACTATTTTCACGCCCTACCCATCGTCTCTGAAGAAGGCGAACTAGTAGGAATCGTTAGCTCTCATGATGTCCTCAAGGCCGTCTACAAAAAAGCTTACCCCTCTGAAGATATTTAG